GCGGTAGTGAGCCGGGCGGCCGTTCCGCAGAATGGTGCCGCCGTCAGGGCTCAGAACGCCCGTGAGGATCTTGATCAGCGTGGACTTTCCGGCGCCGTTCTGGCCGACGAGGCCGTGGATCTCCCCACGCCGAAGCTGAATGTCGACCCCGTCAAGCGCTCGCAGCCCCGGGAACTGCTTGACCAGCCCCCGTGCCTCAAGCGCGATCTCGTTCATCCCGGCCCACTTCCCAACCCAGAATTCGGTAGAAGCTCTGCTCCCGGATTCCCGTGCGACAGATGTGCAGTTCGACCCGGTCGCCCCGGACGTACGCCTCGTCGTAGAGAAACGGGCGGCTGTGTCCATCGAAAGAGGTTCGCCTGGAAAACAGCCCGGGACTCGAGACAGGGGCCGCAAGCACCTCCGCTGCCGCCGGCGGCAGGGCGCACGGCTGCAGCACCTCTTCGGAGCGCGCGGCCACCAGGCCGGCCTGTTCCCGCAGGAATGCGTAAAGTGGAACGGACGCCTCGTACGCCTGGCCGACTTCCGCCAGGTCGGCCGGCAGGTACGAACGCTGGTACACCACCGGCACATCGCCCACCCTGCGGAGCCGGGAGATGACGAAGACAGCGCTTCCAGGCGGCACGGCCAGCGCCCGGTAGACGCCCTCGGAGATGGCGTTGGAGGCGTGGTGGGTAGCGTCGCGGATGCCCGGACGGTCGTGCAGCAGGGTGCGTTCGATGACCTGCGTCTCGATATGGACGCCCTGCCGGGCCATCTCCTCGGAGAAGCTGGCGAGGTGGATCGGATCCTGAAAGCTGCCCGGGTCGGCCGCGAATGTGCCTACCCCGTGGTGGACTTTGACGAGCCCTTCTTCGGCCAGGAGCGCGAGCGCCTGGCGGACGGTCATGAGCGTGGTGCCGAACTGCCGAGCCAGCTCTCGCTGCGTCGGAAGGCGCATGGACGGCTGGACGCCGCCGGCCAGCAGGCGCTCCCGGAGCGCCCTGGCGACTTCCACGTATCGGCTCGCTGTGGTGCGACGTCTGCCCGGCGGCATGAAGTGTTCTAGAACTCCCGTCCGTCTTCACGCTACCACGCTGTGCCAGCGGGGTCAAGAGAGCCTCTGACGCTGGCCCCAAACGCGAAGCATTCCTGACCGGCAGACGACATAGTATTGACATGCTCTTGACATCACCCGCTGGCCGTCATAACATTGGCTGCCAAGAAGAGTCCACCCCAGGGAGGATGAGTCAGTTGACCCCGGAAAGCCTTGTCCAGGCCATCAATACGGTGTGGACGCTGGTTGCCGCTTTCCTCGTCTTTTTCATGCAGGCCGGCTTCGCCATGGTGGAGGCCGGGTTCACCCGGGCCAAGAACGCCGGCAACATCGTCCTGAAAAACCTCATGGACTTCGCCGCCGCCACGGTCGCCTACTGGCTCGTCGGCTTCGCGTTCATGTTCGGCGCGTCGGCCTCAGGCCTCATAGGTACCACCGGGTTCTTCGTCCCGGCCTCGATGCCGTCCATTGCGTGGACCGGGCTCGGCACCCAGGCGTTCTGGCTGTTCCAGGTGGTCTTCGCCGGAACGGCCGCCACCATCGTCAGCGGCGCGATGGCGGAGCGCACGAAGTTCGCCTCCTACCTGCTCTTCAGTTTCCTCATGGCTGCGATCGTCTACCCGATTGTCGGCCACTGGGTCTGGGGCGGAGGCTGGCTCGCCGGGCTCGCCACCCCAATGAAGGACTTCGCCGGCTCGACGGTGGTGCACGGCGTGGGCGCGTGGGCCGCGCTGGCGGGGTGCTTGCTCCTCGGACCCCGGATCGGCCGCTTTGCCGGCTCGCCTCACCCGGCGAACGGCAGCAACGGCGGCCTGCAGGGCCATAGCCTGACGCTGGCGGCACTGGGCGTCTTCATCCTGTGGTTCGGGTGGTTTGGCTTCAACCCGGGCAGCACGCTCGGCGCTGCGGGAGATCTGACGGAGCTCATCGCCCGGGTGGCCGTCAACACCAACCTGGCCGCTGCCACCGGTGCCCTGGCGGCTCTGTTCCTGGCAAAGCTCCACACCGGCAAGTTCTCGGTCGGATCCGCCCTCAACGGCGCGCTGGCCGGGCTCGTGGCCATCACCGCCGGCTGTGCGTTCGTGGATAACCTGGGCGCCATCATCATCGGGATGATCGGCGGCGTTGCCATGTACGCCGGTACGCTCCTGCTCGAGGCGCTCAAGATCGATGATGCCGTGGGCGCCATTCCCGTGCACGGCTTCGCCGGGGTGGCCGGCACGCTGGCCGTCGGGCTGTTTGACGTGGAGACGGGCCTGCTTTACGGCGGCGGCATAGGGCAGCTCGTCTCTCAAACCATCGGCGTGGTGGCGGTGTTTGCCTGGACGTTTGGCGTCTCGTACATGGCGTTCGCCGCCATCAAGGCTCTCATGGGCCTGCGCGTCAGCCCCGAAGAGGAGCAGCGAGGGCTCGACTATCACGAGCATGGCGTGGTCGCCTACCCGGATTTCGTGCAGCCCCAGGTGTCCGAGCCGGCCGACGGCGGGGCCCGGCGGCTCGACAAGCCGTCGCTCGCCACCGGCTGAAAGCGACAGCGCCCCGCCGCCCCACGCGGCGGGGCGCACCGTCTGCCCGCGTGCCAGCCGGTCCAGGTGCCCATCGTATTGACACCGAAGAGCGCGAATGGTACGTTCCTGCTAAGATCTTCCTCCCGAACAAGCCCGCGCAGGCGGTATCCAACATGGCAGTGGAATCTGTCGGTATCGGCGCACGAACCCGACCTGGCGAGATGCGGTGGCTGCACAACCCCACCCTGGCACGCTTGCTCCGCCGTCGCGGCGCCCTGTTCGGCCTGGCCGTCGTTGTCACGCTGGTGCTGGCGGCCGTCCTTGCGCCGTTGCTCGCCCCATACGACCCGGCAGAGCAGTTCTTCGACGGGCTCACCCTCGAAGGCATGCCGCTCCCCCCCAACCAGCGGTTCTGGCTTGGCACGGACCTGCTCGGCCGTGACCTGCTCTCCCGGATGATCTACGGGGCGCGGGTGTCCCTCATCATCGGCGTGGCGGCCAACGGCGTGGCCCTCTTCATCGGGACCTTGCTCGGCAGCGTGGCCGGCTTCGTTCAGGGGCGGCTCGGCACAGTCATCATGCGGTTTACCGACCTCATGATGGCGTTTCCCTCGCTGCTGCTCGCCATTGCCCTGGCGGCCATCTTGCGCCCGAGCATGTGGATCGTGGCACTGGTGATTGCGCTGGTCAACTGGGTTCAGATCGCCAGGGTGGTTTATGGCCAGACCCTTTCCCTTTCCCGGCGAGAGTTCTTCACCGCTGCCCGAGCCGTAGGGGCCTCAACGGGCCGGCTGTTCTTCCGGCACATGCTCCCCCACCTCGTCCCGACCATGGTGGTGTGGGGCACCCTGGGGATCGCCACGACGGTGATGCTGGAGGCTACGCTGTCGTATTTGGGTGTCGGCGTTCAGCCGCCGACCCCGTCATGGGGAGGCATCATCAACGAAAGCCAGGCCTATTTCCTCGATGCACCGTGGCTCGTGGCCTTCCCCGGTATGGCCATCCTGTTGACCTCCCTGGCGTTCAACCTGCTGGGCGACGGCCTTCGCGATGCGCTGGATCCCGAAATGAAGGGGCGCTACTAGCCATGCTGGCTTACGTGGCGCGCCGGATGGCCCAAGCTGCACTGGTGCTGCTCGGCGTTTCCGCCGTGACGTTTCTTTTGCTGTACCTCCTACCGGCCGACCCCGCCCGCATGATTGCCGGGCGAAGCGCCACGGTTGAGACGGTAGAACGCATCCGCCACGAGCTCGGCCTCGACCAGCCGCTTCCCGTGCAGTACGGAAGGTACCTGTGGGAACTTCTGCACGGCGACCTGGGGCGCTCCTATGTTCAGAAGTCGCGGGTCACGGATCTCCTGCTGTCCAGGCTTCCCGCCACGCTCCAGCTGGCCGTGGCGGGCATTCTGGCCGAACTGGCCATCGGCATCCCTCTCGGTGTGGCGGCTGCCGTCCGCCGGGGTAACCGCCTGGATCAGGCCACGATGGTGATGGCCTTCTTGGGGGTCTCGGCGCCGCAGTTCGCGGTGGGCCTGATGCTGGCTTACGTTTTCGGCTTTTTGATACCGGTGCTGCCGCTCGGCGGCTACGGGGGCCTGCGACACCTCTTGCTGCCGGCGTTGACTTTGGGTGTTGCAGGTGGCGGGTGGTATGCGCGGATGATGCGCTCCTCCATGCTGGACGTGATGGGGCAGCAGTATGTGCGAACGGCGGTCGCCAAAGGGCTCAGTCCATGGCGGGTCATCGGCAAGCACGCGCTTCGCAATGCCATCCTACCCGTGGTGTCCATGATCGGCGTCGACATCGGCATCTTCATGAGCGGTGTCGTCGTGGTGGAGACCGTCTTTGCATGGCCCGGGATCGGACAGCTGGCATGGCAAGCCATCCAGCTGGTGGACATTCCGGTCATCATGGGGGTGGTGACCTTTGCTGCCGTATCGATCGTGATAGGCAACCTGCTGGCGGACCTCGTCTACCCGCTGATGGACCCGAGAGTCCAATACTCGCAGTGAGGGAGCGGGAGGGTGGCACCTTGAACAACCGGCGCAAGGCTTCGATAGCTCTCAGCGCAGGTCTCGTCGGGGCTTTCGTGCTCCTTTCCGTGTACGCCGCCTCCGCTCTGGCGCAGCGCCAGGGCGGCCGGATGGTGGTTACCTATCTGAGCGACATTACGACACTGGATCCGGCCATCGGCTACGACTGGCAGAACTGGTCCATCATCAAGTCAATCTTCGATGGGTTGATGGATTACGAGCCCGGAACCACCAAGCTCAAGCCGCAACTGGCGGAATCCTACACCATTTCGGATGACGGGCTCACGTACACTTTCAAGCTCCGTGGAGGCGTGCGCTTCCACAACGGGCGGGAAGTCACAGCCGATGACGTGAAGTACTCCCTGGAGCGGGTGCTCAACCCCGCCACGCAGAGCCCGGGCCAGGGCTTTTATCTGGACATTCAGGGGGCCCAGGAGTTCA
This Bacillota bacterium DNA region includes the following protein-coding sequences:
- a CDS encoding ABC transporter permease, with translation MRWLHNPTLARLLRRRGALFGLAVVVTLVLAAVLAPLLAPYDPAEQFFDGLTLEGMPLPPNQRFWLGTDLLGRDLLSRMIYGARVSLIIGVAANGVALFIGTLLGSVAGFVQGRLGTVIMRFTDLMMAFPSLLLAIALAAILRPSMWIVALVIALVNWVQIARVVYGQTLSLSRREFFTAARAVGASTGRLFFRHMLPHLVPTMVVWGTLGIATTVMLEATLSYLGVGVQPPTPSWGGIINESQAYFLDAPWLVAFPGMAILLTSLAFNLLGDGLRDALDPEMKGRY
- a CDS encoding GntR family transcriptional regulator is translated as MEVARALRERLLAGGVQPSMRLPTQRELARQFGTTLMTVRQALALLAEEGLVKVHHGVGTFAADPGSFQDPIHLASFSEEMARQGVHIETQVIERTLLHDRPGIRDATHHASNAISEGVYRALAVPPGSAVFVISRLRRVGDVPVVYQRSYLPADLAEVGQAYEASVPLYAFLREQAGLVAARSEEVLQPCALPPAAAEVLAAPVSSPGLFSRRTSFDGHSRPFLYDEAYVRGDRVELHICRTGIREQSFYRILGWEVGRDERDRA
- a CDS encoding ABC transporter substrate-binding protein, whose amino-acid sequence is MLLSVYAASALAQRQGGRMVVTYLSDITTLDPAIGYDWQNWSIIKSIFDGLMDYEPGTTKLKPQLAESYTISDDGLTYTFKLRGGVRFHNGREVTADDVKYSLERVLNPATQSPGQGFYLDIQGAQEFIDGKAPEVTGIRVLDRHRVQFRLNQPNAAFLHILALNFAHVVPREEVERWGADFGHHPVGTGAFRMREWALGQRLVLERNPGYFVPGRPFLDELVFEVGVEPLVAFLRLLR
- a CDS encoding ABC transporter permease, with product MLAYVARRMAQAALVLLGVSAVTFLLLYLLPADPARMIAGRSATVETVERIRHELGLDQPLPVQYGRYLWELLHGDLGRSYVQKSRVTDLLLSRLPATLQLAVAGILAELAIGIPLGVAAAVRRGNRLDQATMVMAFLGVSAPQFAVGLMLAYVFGFLIPVLPLGGYGGLRHLLLPALTLGVAGGGWYARMMRSSMLDVMGQQYVRTAVAKGLSPWRVIGKHALRNAILPVVSMIGVDIGIFMSGVVVVETVFAWPGIGQLAWQAIQLVDIPVIMGVVTFAAVSIVIGNLLADLVYPLMDPRVQYSQ
- a CDS encoding ammonium transporter: MSQLTPESLVQAINTVWTLVAAFLVFFMQAGFAMVEAGFTRAKNAGNIVLKNLMDFAAATVAYWLVGFAFMFGASASGLIGTTGFFVPASMPSIAWTGLGTQAFWLFQVVFAGTAATIVSGAMAERTKFASYLLFSFLMAAIVYPIVGHWVWGGGWLAGLATPMKDFAGSTVVHGVGAWAALAGCLLLGPRIGRFAGSPHPANGSNGGLQGHSLTLAALGVFILWFGWFGFNPGSTLGAAGDLTELIARVAVNTNLAAATGALAALFLAKLHTGKFSVGSALNGALAGLVAITAGCAFVDNLGAIIIGMIGGVAMYAGTLLLEALKIDDAVGAIPVHGFAGVAGTLAVGLFDVETGLLYGGGIGQLVSQTIGVVAVFAWTFGVSYMAFAAIKALMGLRVSPEEEQRGLDYHEHGVVAYPDFVQPQVSEPADGGARRLDKPSLATG